GACCGCTGGGTCCGGATCTACGTGCGCGAGGATCGTGTCGGTCGCGTTTCACTCGGTCAGCCCGCACGCATCACGACGGACAGCCACCCGGACAGCGAGTTCACCGGCCGCGTGGTGCACATCGCCAGTGAGGCCGAGTTCACACCGCGAAACGTGCAGACCGAGGAGGAGCGCGTGAAGCTCGTGTACGCGCTCAAGGTGCAGATCGCCGGCGATGACGCACTCGCGCTCAAGCCCGGCGTGCCGGCGGACGTGGTGCTCGTCAGCGACGCACGGCAGCAGGACTGAGCGAATGACCTCCACCGGCCCCGCGATCGCCGTGCGCACGCTCACGCGCCGCTTCGGTGAGACGGTTGCCGTCGATGCGCTGAGCTTCGACGTCGCACGCGGCGAGCTGTTCGGCATTGTCGGTCCTGACGGCGCCGGCAAGACGACGACGCTGCGCATGCTCGCCGGCGTGCTGCCGCCGACATCCGGCGACGCACACGTCGAGGGCGTCAGCATCGCGAGCGAACCCGAGCGCGTGAAGCCGTACATCGCGTACATGGCGCAGCGCTTTGGACTGTACGAGGACCTCACGGTGCGCGAGAACATCGAGTTCTATGCGGACCTGTACCGCGTCTCGCGGCAGGAGCGGCGCGAGCGACTGCCACGCCTATGGCACTTCTCGCGACTCGAGCCGTTCCAGCACCGACTCGCCGGTCAGCTCTCGGGCGGCATGAAGCAGAAGCTCTCGCTGTGCTGCGCGCTGATCCACCACCCGCGCGTGCTGCTGCTCGACGAGCCCACCTTCGGCGTGGATCCGATCTCGCGCCGCGACCTGTGGCTGATCCTGCACGAGATGGTGGCCGAGGGCACAACGATCGTCGTGTCGACGTCGTACCTGGACGAGGCGGAGCGCTGCGACCGCGTTGCGCTGCTCGACCACGGCCACGTCCTCGCCCTCGACTCGCCGCTCGCGCTGCAGCGTGCATTCGCGGCGCCGCTCGTCGCGATCCGCACGGATCGGCCGCGGCGTGCGCGCGACGTCCTGCGCACCCTGCCTGGCGTCCGCTCCGCCGTTCTGTTCGGCGATGCCGTGCACGCGGTGCTCGCAGAGGAAGGCGATACCACCGTGCTCGTCGATGCCCTGACCGCCGCCGGGCTGCACGTGCTCGATGCGCAGCCGATCCCGGCGTCGCTCGAGGACGTTTTCATCGATCGCGTTGCGCGGCAGGAGCAGGCAGCGTGATCGAGGCCGTCGATCTGACCCGTCGCTTCGGCGACTTCACCGCGGTCGACCGTGTCAGCTTCACTGTCGAGCCGGGTGAGGTGTTCGGATTCCTGGGGCCGAACGGGGCGGGCAAGACGACGACGATCCGCATGCTGATCGGACTGCTCGCACCCACGGCGGGCAGCGCGCGCGTCGCCGGCCTCGACGTCGTCGCGGATCGCACGGCACTGCGCGCACGCATCGGCTACATGTCCCAGAAGTTCTCGCTCTACGGCGACCTCACGGTGGAGGAGAACATCGAGTTGTACGGCGGCCTCTACGGCGTGCACGGCGCACGCTTCGAGCAACGTCGCGACTGGGTCCTCGACCTGGCCGGTCTCCAGGGCGACGAGCGGCAGCCCGCGGCGGAGCTGCCGCTCGGCTACAAGCAGCGGCTCGCACTCGGCTGCGCCGTGCTGCACGAGCCGCCGATCCTGTTCCTGGACGAGCCGACGTCGGGAGTCGACCCGCTGGCGCGCCGTGCGTTCTGGGACCTGATCGACACGCTCGCTCGCGCCGGCACCACCGTCCTGGTCAGCACGCACTACATGGAGGAGGCGGAGTACTGCCACCGCCTCGCACTGATGAACCGCGGCCGCCTGATCGCGCTCGACACGCCCGCCCGCCTCCGCGCCGGCTACGATCGCCCCATCTTCACGCTCGAGACAGCCCATGCGCCGCGCGTCGTCGAGGCGCTCGCCGCGGCGCCCGGGATCGAGGACGCAGCGATGTTCGGTCGTGCGGTGCACATCGTCGCAGGCGACGTCGCCACCGCCGAGTCCAGTGTGCGCGCAGCCCTCGCCGCGCAGGGCGAGGAACTGGGCGGGATGCAGCAGGTGCAGGCGTCGCTGGAGGACGTGTTCGTCGGATTGGTGCGCCGCGAGGGCGGCGCCGTGGAAGGCTGAGGCACAACATGGACCCGGTGCGTCTCGGTGCGATCGCACGCAAGGAATGGATCCAGCTCCGCCGCGACCGGCGCAGCATGATCCTGGCATTCGTGCTGCCGCTCTTCCTGCTGCTGTTCTTCGGCTACGCGATCTCGTGGGACATCGACGACATCCCGCTGGCCGTGCTCGACCAGGACGGCAGCCGCGCGAGTCGCGAGCTGGTGGACGCGCTCACCGCGGGCGGGCTCTTCCACGTCGAGCAGCACCTCGGCCGCTATGACGACGCCGACGGGCCGATCCGCACCGGCAGCGTGCGCGCGGTGCTCGTCGTCCCGCCCGGCTTCCAGCGCAGTCTCGCGAGTGGCGGCCCCGCGCCCGTCCAGCTCCTGCTCGACGGAGCGGACGCGAACACCGCCACGATCGCGCTCAGCTATGCGGACGCGATCCTCACGCAGCACTCGCAGCAGGTGCTGCTGCAGGGGCGTCGCGTGAGCGCACCTGTCCAGTCCGACGTGCGCGTGTGGTACAACCCCACACTGGAAAGCCGCAACATGATCGTGCCGTCGCTGATTGCCGTCATCATGTCGATCATCGCGGCCATGCTGACGGCGCTCACGATCGCACGCGAATGGGAGCGCGGCACCATGGAGCAGCTCGCCGCCACGCCCGTGCACCGGCTCGAGGTCGTGATCGGCAAGCTGCTGCCGTACGTGCTGATCGGTATCCTCGACGTCACTGTGGCGACGATCGCCGGCATCGTCGTCTTCGGCGTGCCGTTCCGCGGCAGTGCGCTCCTGCTCGGCGGCATGACGCTGCTCTTTCTCGTCGGCGCGCTCGGCCTCGGCATCTTCATTTCCGCGGCCCTGCGCTCCCAGGTGCTCGCAATGCAGGTCGCCATGGTCGCGACGTACCTGCCGGCGCTGCTGCTGTCCGGATTCCTGTTCGACATCGCGAGCATGCCGGTCGCATTGCGGGCCGTGACGACGATCGTGCCCGCGCGCTACTTCGTGACCGTCACGCGCGGCATCTTCCTCAAGGGCGTCGGCATCGAGGCGCTCTGGGCGCAGGGCCTCTCGATGATCCTGTTCGCGACGATCGGGCTCGGCCTCGCCGCGCTCACGTTCCGCAAGCAGATCGCGCGATGAGCATCTCCTGGCCGCGCGTCCGCAGCCTGCTGCGCAAGGAGTGGCGGCAGATCTTCCGCGACCCGCGCTCCAAGCGGATCGTGTTCGCGTCGCCCATCCTGCAGCTCGTGCTGTTCGGCTACGCGGTGAATACGGACGTGCAGAACACCGCCCTGTACATCGTCGATCACGACGTCAGCGCCGAGAGTCGCGCGCTGGTGGACGCCTTCACGGCCGGCGGCTGGTTCCGGGTCACCGGCAGCTCCGACCGCTCTGCGGACCTGATGCACGCCCTCGATCGTGGCAGCGCGCGCATCGGCCTCGAAATTCCACCCGATTTCAGCGAGCGGCTGCACGCAGGCGGCGCGCGCGTGCAGGTGCTGCTGGACGGCACCAACTCCAACACGGCGACGGTCGCGCAGGGATATGCCGCACGCATCATCCAGCAGTTCGGCGCCGAGGCGGTGCCGCGCGCCGTGCCCGCCGGCATCGACGTGCGCGCCCGCGCCTGGTACAACCCGGACCTCGAAAGCCGGGTCTACAACATCCCCGCCGTGGTCGGCACGATCCTGATGCTCATGTCGCTGCTGCTCACCGCGCTGGCCGTGGTCCGTGAGCGCGAGCTGGGCACGCTGGATCAGCTCATGGTCAGCCCGCTCACGCCCGGCGAGCTGATCCTCGGCAAGACACTGCCTGTCGCCGCCATTGCGCTGATCGACCTGGTGCTCGTCGTCGCCGTCTCGCTGACCTGGTTCGACATCCCGTTCCGCGGCTCGGCCATCGCGCTGGTCGTCGCATCGGCCGTCTACATCGTGACCGCACTCGGTATCGGACTCTTCATCTCCACCGTGTCGACGACGCAGCAGGAAGCTTTCATGAGCATGTTCCTGTTCTTCCTGCCGACCGCCATCCTGTCGGGCTTCATGTACCCGGTGCACACCATGCCCGACGTCTTCCAGGCCATCACCCTGCTGAACCCGCTGCGCCACTTCCTCGAGATCGTGCGCGGCATCTTCCTCAAGGGAGACGGTCTGCTCCAGATCCTGCCGGAACTGGGCATACTCGCGCTCATGGCCGTGAGCATCCTCTGGCTGGCCGTCCGGCGCTTCGCCCGCTACGTGTCATGACCGGTACATTTCTTGACCGCTCGTCGCAGTGACACTCGCAAACCCCGACCGGAGGACATCGTGAGCTCCATCCTGACACTTGCACTGGTACTGATCGCGCTCTGGGTCGTCGCCAAG
The genomic region above belongs to Longimicrobiales bacterium and contains:
- a CDS encoding ABC transporter ATP-binding protein; the protein is MIEAVDLTRRFGDFTAVDRVSFTVEPGEVFGFLGPNGAGKTTTIRMLIGLLAPTAGSARVAGLDVVADRTALRARIGYMSQKFSLYGDLTVEENIELYGGLYGVHGARFEQRRDWVLDLAGLQGDERQPAAELPLGYKQRLALGCAVLHEPPILFLDEPTSGVDPLARRAFWDLIDTLARAGTTVLVSTHYMEEAEYCHRLALMNRGRLIALDTPARLRAGYDRPIFTLETAHAPRVVEALAAAPGIEDAAMFGRAVHIVAGDVATAESSVRAALAAQGEELGGMQQVQASLEDVFVGLVRREGGAVEG
- a CDS encoding ABC transporter permease, with amino-acid sequence MDPVRLGAIARKEWIQLRRDRRSMILAFVLPLFLLLFFGYAISWDIDDIPLAVLDQDGSRASRELVDALTAGGLFHVEQHLGRYDDADGPIRTGSVRAVLVVPPGFQRSLASGGPAPVQLLLDGADANTATIALSYADAILTQHSQQVLLQGRRVSAPVQSDVRVWYNPTLESRNMIVPSLIAVIMSIIAAMLTALTIAREWERGTMEQLAATPVHRLEVVIGKLLPYVLIGILDVTVATIAGIVVFGVPFRGSALLLGGMTLLFLVGALGLGIFISAALRSQVLAMQVAMVATYLPALLLSGFLFDIASMPVALRAVTTIVPARYFVTVTRGIFLKGVGIEALWAQGLSMILFATIGLGLAALTFRKQIAR
- a CDS encoding ABC transporter ATP-binding protein translates to MTSTGPAIAVRTLTRRFGETVAVDALSFDVARGELFGIVGPDGAGKTTTLRMLAGVLPPTSGDAHVEGVSIASEPERVKPYIAYMAQRFGLYEDLTVRENIEFYADLYRVSRQERRERLPRLWHFSRLEPFQHRLAGQLSGGMKQKLSLCCALIHHPRVLLLDEPTFGVDPISRRDLWLILHEMVAEGTTIVVSTSYLDEAERCDRVALLDHGHVLALDSPLALQRAFAAPLVAIRTDRPRRARDVLRTLPGVRSAVLFGDAVHAVLAEEGDTTVLVDALTAAGLHVLDAQPIPASLEDVFIDRVARQEQAA
- a CDS encoding ABC transporter permease, translated to MSISWPRVRSLLRKEWRQIFRDPRSKRIVFASPILQLVLFGYAVNTDVQNTALYIVDHDVSAESRALVDAFTAGGWFRVTGSSDRSADLMHALDRGSARIGLEIPPDFSERLHAGGARVQVLLDGTNSNTATVAQGYAARIIQQFGAEAVPRAVPAGIDVRARAWYNPDLESRVYNIPAVVGTILMLMSLLLTALAVVRERELGTLDQLMVSPLTPGELILGKTLPVAAIALIDLVLVVAVSLTWFDIPFRGSAIALVVASAVYIVTALGIGLFISTVSTTQQEAFMSMFLFFLPTAILSGFMYPVHTMPDVFQAITLLNPLRHFLEIVRGIFLKGDGLLQILPELGILALMAVSILWLAVRRFARYVS